From a single Azospirillum humicireducens genomic region:
- a CDS encoding efflux RND transporter periplasmic adaptor subunit → MSAAMAQTSPQQAGTPQGGAQPVNGLLMLLELQRQAWRQATAPELRYHIVNQTRRLIAYRQAAFLTLADRGRPTLESVSNIAVLEPNAPFVQWLEEAVRAVAAGPQADTVHVVDPAALPAAVRSAWGEWGPAQALWCPLRKPEPQRETPPGAQAESRDKAAPPPAGLWLGRDEPWTDGEILLLRHLAEGYGHAWWALSGKRAKRRGLRRALLPLLVLLAVAGALAVPVPMSTLAPAEIQTSNPVIVAAPLDGVIERFHVQPNQAVAAGQPLFSFESTVLRSRFEVARKGLTQAEAELLTASQAAFADPQTKARVAQLRAQVELRRAELALARDLLDRVTVKAERAGIAVFTDVNDWLGKPLSVGERVLTLADPQAPEIDIMVPVGDALVLEPGSPVELFLNVDPLRPLRARLTHASYEAGLSAAGVLSYRVKAALEPGQNPGEAPPRIGLRGTAKILGDRVPLALYLFRRPLALLRQSLGI, encoded by the coding sequence ATGAGCGCCGCGATGGCCCAGACCTCGCCCCAGCAGGCGGGAACGCCCCAGGGCGGGGCGCAGCCGGTCAACGGCCTGCTGATGCTGCTGGAGCTGCAGCGGCAGGCCTGGCGGCAGGCGACGGCGCCGGAGCTGCGCTATCACATCGTCAACCAGACCCGCCGGCTGATCGCCTACCGGCAGGCCGCCTTCCTGACCCTGGCGGACCGGGGGCGGCCGACGCTGGAGTCTGTGTCCAACATCGCGGTTCTGGAACCGAACGCCCCCTTCGTCCAATGGCTGGAGGAGGCGGTGCGCGCCGTCGCCGCCGGACCGCAGGCCGACACCGTCCATGTCGTCGATCCCGCCGCCCTGCCCGCGGCCGTGCGCAGCGCCTGGGGAGAATGGGGGCCGGCGCAGGCGTTGTGGTGTCCGCTGCGCAAGCCGGAACCCCAGCGGGAGACCCCACCCGGCGCCCAGGCGGAAAGCCGGGACAAGGCCGCCCCGCCGCCGGCCGGCCTGTGGCTTGGCCGCGACGAACCCTGGACCGACGGCGAAATCCTGCTGCTGAGGCATCTGGCGGAGGGCTACGGCCATGCCTGGTGGGCGCTGTCGGGCAAGCGCGCCAAGCGGCGCGGACTGCGCCGCGCCCTGCTGCCGCTGCTGGTGCTGCTGGCGGTCGCCGGCGCGCTCGCCGTCCCGGTGCCGATGTCGACCCTGGCCCCGGCCGAGATCCAGACCAGCAACCCGGTGATCGTCGCCGCCCCGCTGGACGGCGTGATCGAGCGGTTCCATGTGCAGCCGAACCAGGCGGTGGCGGCCGGACAGCCGCTGTTCAGCTTCGAGTCCACCGTGCTGCGCAGCCGCTTCGAGGTGGCGCGCAAGGGGCTGACCCAGGCGGAGGCGGAGCTGCTGACCGCCTCGCAGGCCGCCTTCGCCGATCCGCAGACCAAGGCCCGCGTCGCCCAGCTCCGCGCCCAGGTGGAGCTGCGCCGGGCCGAGCTGGCGCTCGCCCGCGACCTGCTGGACCGGGTGACGGTGAAGGCCGAGCGCGCCGGCATCGCCGTCTTCACCGACGTCAACGACTGGCTGGGCAAGCCGCTGTCGGTGGGCGAGCGCGTGCTGACCCTGGCCGACCCGCAGGCGCCGGAGATCGACATCATGGTGCCGGTGGGCGACGCGCTGGTCCTGGAGCCGGGCTCGCCGGTCGAGCTGTTCCTGAACGTGGATCCGCTCCGCCCTCTCCGGGCCCGCCTGACCCATGCCAGCTACGAGGCCGGCCTGTCTGCCGCCGGCGTGCTGTCCTACCGCGTCAAGGCGGCGCTGGAACCGGGCCAGAACCCGGGGGAGGCCCCGCCGCGCATCGGCCTGCGCGGCACCGCCAAGATCCTGGGCGACCGCGTCCCGCTGGCCCTCTACCTGTTCCGCCGCCCGCTGGCCCTGCTGCGCCAGTCGCTGGGCATCTGA
- a CDS encoding TolC family protein — protein sequence MKTSTAHLRHRLLSSVVPATVLAASLLAAGCAVKPEPLTAEENLARVRKDLGVVLAPQEPLTKAVSMDEAMARAIKYNLDERVKLMEVAVATDQLELSRYDMLPRVVAAAGYVGRNNDAGSESLNLATGRRTGESTTATDKHRRTGDLAFTWNVLDFGVSYLRARQNANLVLIADERRRRVVQGIMQDVRTAYWRAVAAERLLKRLAPVEKRVEGARRDARTLEALRVQAPLQALNYTRSLVETLRQLQSLRRELVAAKSQLGALMGLPPGEPFEIELPPAGVMKAPPKLDVAVEALETYALLNRPELLEESYNQRISADETWRSLLKLLPGIDVNSALRYDSNSFLLNQRWADYGARISWNLINLISAPATKSYAEAQEELVAFRRQALSMAVLSQVHVAVLQFQELKQEFALTAEQADLDTRIRSQYTNVGEAGQVGELGVIQSEVTALLSDLRRDLVLADLHNAYARVMVSAGVDPLPETMAADDLPTLTQAVAKGLSSWQERANSVLRVKDLAAAPRTAEKDAAKETKTEAAKPEAPKPEPVTQEPARQAIPAAAAEPAPAPVKAAAPAPAPAAQAAAPAAAPVATASFSPVIQADLGAYASHRLAEQEWGIIAKRLGAEGNGVGALYVSTRRSQDGKTIVQLRASGFADRSAAERFCHRVKDSQRECSVRTLSAQERQADSLPANRLAAL from the coding sequence ATGAAGACTTCGACCGCTCACCTCCGCCACCGCCTGCTCTCTTCGGTGGTCCCCGCCACTGTCCTGGCGGCATCCCTGCTGGCCGCGGGCTGCGCGGTCAAACCCGAGCCGCTGACGGCCGAGGAGAACCTGGCGCGCGTGCGCAAGGATCTGGGCGTCGTGCTGGCCCCGCAGGAGCCGCTGACCAAGGCGGTCTCGATGGACGAGGCGATGGCGCGCGCCATCAAGTACAACCTCGACGAACGCGTGAAGCTGATGGAGGTGGCGGTCGCCACCGACCAGCTGGAGCTGTCGCGCTACGACATGCTGCCGCGCGTGGTGGCCGCCGCCGGCTATGTCGGGCGCAACAACGACGCCGGGTCGGAAAGCCTGAACCTCGCCACCGGCCGGCGGACGGGCGAAAGCACCACCGCCACCGACAAGCACCGCCGCACCGGCGACCTCGCCTTCACCTGGAACGTGCTGGATTTCGGCGTCAGCTATCTGCGGGCGCGGCAGAACGCCAATCTGGTGCTGATCGCCGACGAGCGCCGCCGCCGCGTCGTCCAGGGCATCATGCAGGACGTGCGCACCGCCTATTGGCGCGCCGTGGCCGCCGAACGGCTGCTGAAGCGGCTGGCGCCGGTGGAGAAGCGGGTTGAGGGGGCGCGGCGCGACGCCCGCACGCTGGAGGCCCTGCGCGTCCAGGCGCCGCTGCAGGCGCTGAACTACACCCGCAGCCTGGTGGAGACGCTGCGCCAGCTGCAGTCGCTGCGGCGCGAGCTGGTGGCGGCGAAATCGCAGCTGGGCGCACTGATGGGGCTGCCGCCGGGCGAGCCGTTCGAGATCGAGCTGCCGCCGGCCGGCGTCATGAAGGCGCCGCCCAAACTGGACGTCGCGGTGGAGGCGCTGGAGACCTACGCCCTGCTGAACCGGCCGGAGCTGCTGGAGGAGAGCTACAACCAGCGCATCTCCGCCGACGAGACCTGGCGGTCGCTGCTGAAGCTGCTGCCGGGCATCGACGTCAACTCCGCCCTGCGCTACGACAGCAACAGCTTCCTGCTGAACCAGCGCTGGGCCGATTACGGCGCGCGGATCAGCTGGAACCTGATCAACCTGATCTCCGCCCCCGCCACCAAGTCCTACGCCGAGGCGCAGGAGGAGCTGGTCGCCTTCCGCCGCCAGGCGCTGAGCATGGCGGTGCTGAGCCAGGTCCATGTGGCGGTGCTTCAGTTCCAGGAACTGAAGCAGGAATTCGCCCTGACCGCCGAGCAGGCCGACCTCGACACCCGCATCCGCTCGCAATACACCAATGTCGGCGAGGCCGGTCAGGTGGGCGAGCTGGGCGTGATCCAGTCGGAGGTGACGGCGCTGCTGTCCGACCTGCGCCGCGATCTGGTTCTGGCCGACCTGCACAATGCCTATGCCCGCGTCATGGTGTCGGCCGGCGTCGATCCGCTGCCCGAGACGATGGCGGCCGACGACCTGCCCACCCTGACCCAGGCGGTGGCCAAGGGCCTGTCCTCCTGGCAGGAGCGCGCCAACAGCGTGCTGCGCGTCAAGGACCTGGCGGCCGCCCCCCGGACCGCCGAAAAGGACGCCGCCAAGGAGACCAAGACCGAAGCGGCGAAGCCGGAAGCCCCCAAGCCGGAGCCCGTGACGCAGGAGCCGGCCAGACAGGCGATCCCGGCCGCGGCAGCCGAACCGGCCCCCGCTCCGGTCAAGGCTGCCGCTCCGGCTCCTGCCCCGGCGGCACAAGCCGCGGCTCCGGCCGCAGCCCCGGTTGCGACGGCGTCCTTCTCTCCCGTGATCCAGGCCGATCTCGGGGCTTATGCAAGCCACAGGCTTGCCGAGCAAGAATGGGGTATCATCGCCAAACGCCTGGGAGCGGAGGGCAACGGGGTTGGCGCCCTGTATGTCAGCACCCGGCGCAGCCAGGACGGCAAGACCATCGTCCAACTGCGTGCAAGCGGCTTCGCCGACCGCTCCGCGGCCGAGCGGTTCTGCCATCGTGTAAAGGATAGTCAGCGGGAATGTTCCGTTCGCACCCTTTCGGCCCAGGAAAGACAGGCCGACAGCCTGCCGGCCAATCGGCTCGCGGCGCTGTGA
- a CDS encoding efflux RND transporter periplasmic adaptor subunit, translating into MIRSGVAAGAAAGALLVVLLGGGLAFTPAAAQDASQGQVRALIEARRHAVLSSEIPGRIARMGVDAGQGFKAGDLLVAFDCSSYQAELDGARAQLNAAEVTARVNRRLNSLRSIGEAEVQLAEAKVQVARADVRKAEVQARRCDVKAPFDGRVVERRIQEHESVAAGTPLLEILSDRDLKVELIVPSSWLVWLKPGQRFDLRVDETGITLPGEVLLPGAKVDPASQSVKVTAKLAGEAAPAGLVAGMSGTALFPEPAVSSLPAGNQGGGNQGIAKSGTAKQ; encoded by the coding sequence GTGATCCGTTCCGGTGTCGCCGCCGGCGCTGCAGCCGGCGCTCTCCTGGTCGTCCTGCTGGGTGGGGGGCTCGCCTTCACCCCGGCAGCGGCCCAGGACGCCTCGCAGGGACAGGTCCGCGCCCTGATAGAAGCCCGGCGGCATGCCGTCCTCTCCTCCGAGATTCCCGGCCGCATCGCCCGCATGGGCGTCGATGCCGGCCAGGGCTTCAAGGCCGGCGACCTGCTGGTCGCCTTCGACTGCTCCAGCTATCAGGCGGAACTGGACGGCGCCCGTGCCCAGCTGAACGCGGCCGAGGTGACGGCGCGGGTCAACCGGCGCCTGAACAGCCTGCGCTCCATCGGCGAGGCGGAGGTGCAGCTGGCCGAGGCGAAGGTCCAGGTCGCCCGCGCCGATGTCCGCAAGGCCGAGGTGCAGGCCCGGCGCTGCGACGTCAAGGCGCCCTTCGACGGCCGGGTGGTCGAACGCCGGATCCAGGAGCATGAGTCGGTCGCCGCCGGGACGCCGCTGCTGGAGATCCTGTCCGACCGCGACCTGAAGGTGGAGCTGATCGTCCCCTCCTCCTGGCTGGTGTGGCTGAAGCCGGGTCAGCGCTTCGACCTGCGCGTCGACGAGACCGGCATCACCCTGCCGGGCGAGGTGCTGCTGCCCGGCGCCAAGGTCGATCCGGCCAGTCAGTCGGTGAAGGTCACCGCCAAGCTGGCCGGCGAGGCTGCTCCGGCCGGACTGGTCGCGGGCATGAGCGGCACCGCCCTCTTCCCGGAGCCGGCGGTATCGTCGCTGCCGGCCGGGAATCAGGGAGGTGGCAATCAGGGGATTGCCAAGTCCGGAACCGCGAAGCAATGA
- a CDS encoding biotin/lipoyl-binding protein, translating to MSIALTPAAGPAATLRAAAQADPLASLQLPGLRDDLALLPAPAGQDGAPGWTIHDPVRNRYFRIGPEGFALIAHWHHANPRAIAAAVAEESLFEPSADDVVGFYQFLAANNLTVTTDTAFLARQAAARKTGWFWWLVHNYLFFRIPLVRPDRFLSATVGLVAPFYSRAWLVVVLLTAALAGLLVARQWDAFLHTFQHFFSPEGLALYGITLLGTKICHELGHAYTAKRFGCRVPTMGVAFLVMWPVLYTDTTDAWRLVSRRQRLAVGAAGMATELTIAVFATLAWSFLPDGPLRSAAYFLATVSWITTLAINISPFMRFDGYYLLSDALDVPNLQERGFAMARWKLREWLFGLGMAPPEEMPAARRRILLVYSYVTWVYRLVLFLGIALLVYHVAIKVLGILLFVIEIGWFIARPLLHEVKAWWSLRDRFRVNLRTGLTLAGLAAAVGLTLLPVTATVSVPVVWRASGFATVYAPFPARLEETLVARGQSVVEGEPLFRLTAPDLEGKLRQAELRIDWMQEQIARLTASREQLDRVRAMEEDLAAALAERQGLLDSRERLVVRAPLSGTVRDMEDALTPGRWIGPKLPLAMVVAPGSGELVGYVGEGDFDRLSPGAGAEFHPDDPLAPRRAARVRAVDPVAVSVLDVPALASVNGGPVAVEGQAGPQPGQPHGSAGRSALAPVEAVYRITLDIEPANIGPAAAGQQGPERVTRGIVRVAGEARSIAERFWRVAASVLIRETGF from the coding sequence GTGTCCATCGCCCTTACGCCCGCCGCCGGTCCCGCCGCCACCCTTCGCGCCGCCGCCCAGGCCGATCCGCTGGCGTCGCTGCAGCTGCCCGGATTGCGCGACGATCTGGCCCTGCTGCCGGCGCCGGCGGGGCAGGACGGCGCGCCGGGCTGGACCATCCACGATCCGGTGCGCAACCGCTATTTCCGCATCGGGCCGGAAGGCTTCGCCCTGATCGCGCACTGGCACCACGCCAACCCGCGCGCGATCGCCGCGGCGGTGGCGGAGGAGAGCCTGTTCGAGCCGTCGGCCGACGACGTCGTGGGCTTTTACCAGTTCCTGGCGGCCAACAACCTGACCGTCACCACCGACACCGCCTTCCTGGCGCGTCAGGCGGCGGCGCGGAAAACCGGCTGGTTCTGGTGGCTGGTCCACAACTACCTGTTCTTCCGCATCCCGCTGGTGCGGCCGGACCGCTTCCTGTCGGCGACGGTGGGGCTGGTGGCGCCCTTCTACAGCCGGGCCTGGCTGGTCGTGGTGCTGCTGACAGCCGCCCTGGCCGGGCTGCTGGTGGCGCGCCAATGGGACGCCTTCCTGCACACCTTCCAGCATTTCTTCTCGCCCGAAGGGCTGGCGCTCTACGGCATCACGCTGCTGGGCACCAAGATCTGCCACGAGCTTGGCCATGCCTACACCGCCAAGCGCTTCGGCTGCCGGGTGCCGACCATGGGGGTGGCCTTCCTGGTGATGTGGCCGGTGCTCTACACCGACACCACCGATGCCTGGAGGCTGGTCTCGCGCCGGCAGCGGCTGGCGGTGGGAGCCGCCGGCATGGCCACCGAGCTGACGATCGCGGTCTTCGCCACCCTGGCCTGGAGCTTCCTGCCGGACGGGCCGCTGCGCAGTGCCGCCTATTTCCTGGCGACGGTCAGCTGGATCACCACACTGGCGATCAACATCAGCCCCTTCATGCGTTTCGACGGCTATTACCTGCTGTCCGACGCGCTGGACGTGCCCAACCTGCAGGAGCGCGGTTTCGCCATGGCGCGCTGGAAGCTGCGGGAATGGCTGTTCGGCCTCGGCATGGCCCCGCCGGAGGAGATGCCGGCGGCGCGCCGGCGCATCCTGCTGGTCTATTCCTACGTCACCTGGGTCTACCGGCTGGTGCTGTTCCTCGGCATCGCGCTGCTGGTCTACCATGTCGCCATCAAGGTATTGGGGATCCTGTTGTTCGTCATCGAGATCGGCTGGTTCATCGCGCGGCCCCTGCTGCACGAGGTGAAGGCCTGGTGGTCGTTGCGCGACCGCTTCCGGGTCAACCTGCGCACCGGGCTGACGCTGGCCGGTCTGGCGGCGGCGGTCGGGCTGACCCTGTTGCCGGTGACCGCCACCGTCTCGGTGCCGGTGGTCTGGCGGGCGTCCGGCTTCGCCACCGTCTACGCCCCCTTCCCCGCCCGGCTGGAGGAGACGCTGGTCGCCCGCGGCCAGAGCGTGGTGGAGGGCGAGCCGCTGTTCCGCCTGACCGCCCCCGATCTGGAGGGCAAGCTGCGGCAGGCCGAACTGCGCATCGACTGGATGCAGGAGCAGATCGCCCGCCTGACCGCCAGCCGCGAGCAGCTCGACCGCGTGCGGGCGATGGAGGAGGATCTGGCCGCCGCGCTCGCCGAGCGGCAGGGGCTTCTCGACAGCCGTGAGCGGCTGGTGGTGCGCGCTCCCCTGTCGGGCACCGTGCGCGACATGGAGGATGCGCTGACCCCCGGCCGCTGGATCGGGCCGAAGCTGCCGCTGGCGATGGTGGTGGCGCCCGGCAGCGGCGAACTGGTCGGCTATGTCGGCGAGGGCGATTTCGACCGGCTGAGCCCGGGCGCCGGGGCGGAGTTCCACCCGGATGACCCGCTGGCTCCCCGGCGCGCGGCGCGGGTTCGCGCGGTCGATCCGGTCGCCGTCTCGGTTCTGGACGTGCCGGCGCTCGCCTCGGTCAATGGCGGCCCGGTGGCGGTGGAGGGACAGGCGGGACCGCAACCGGGCCAACCGCATGGCAGTGCCGGCCGCAGCGCGCTCGCCCCGGTGGAGGCGGTCTACCGCATCACCCTGGACATCGAGCCGGCAAACATCGGGCCTGCCGCTGCCGGACAGCAGGGGCCGGAACGCGTCACCCGCGGCATCGTCCGCGTGGCGGGCGAGGCCCGCAGCATCGCCGAACGATTCTGGCGCGTGGCCGCATCGGTGCTGATCCGCGAAACGGGGTTCTGA